Within Suricata suricatta isolate VVHF042 chromosome 12, meerkat_22Aug2017_6uvM2_HiC, whole genome shotgun sequence, the genomic segment GTTTTGGTTGGAAAAAACGTATCTGTAAAACACCTATCTAAGAAATAGGTTctatccacaatatataaaggactcttgaaatttaataaagaaaaattaaggggtgcctgggtggctcagtgggttaaatgtctgacatcggctcaggtcatgatctcacaacttgtgagttcaaaccccgtgtcaggctctgtgctggcagctcagagcctggagcctgcttcgaattctgtgtctccccctctctctgtcccttccctgctcccatgctctctctctcaaaaataaacattaaaaaaaatcgattaaaaaaaaattaaaaacgtgGTTGAGGAAGATACAGTAATGCTGCGTTCACAGTGCATCCGCCATCCCTGAGCGGCTCTTTGTACCCAGATACACAACGGAGTCTGCCAACCTCCCTGACGATCCGGTTAAACAAAAGAGGAACTAACGGTATTTCTGAAGGCTGGCTGACCTGCCTCCAGGCAGAGGCCAAGGAGGAGCCCAGAGGGACCGGCCACAGGAGGTGGGGCTGCCTGAGCCCCACCCAGactcacccctgccccctgcccctgccatgtCAGCCCTGCCTCCCCGGCAGTCCACGGGCCCTGAGAGGCCTTGGAGCAGGAGCCGCAGGAACCGgatccctcttcctcttcctgagcAGAGTGAGGGGCCCAGAGACCACTGCCTTCTTGGCCACCGAGAGACAGCACGAGCCACAGGGAGAAGGTGAAGGATGTGGTTTCCACACACAGCTCCTGGCCCTAGGCCGCTCCGCTGGGAGGGCTGGGTCATCGGGGCTGAGGCTCTGGGGACAGTACTTTCCAAGGTGTGGAGGACGTCCCACTGGTGGCATGCTGAGTTAAGAAGTACACAGACCTGGCGTTAAATAATGCTGACTCATCTCAGGAGAGTTACTCCCTTTTCAACTCTGTTTCAATCCTAACTCCATAAAAACAAAGTCTCAAATTGGTGGAATGCATTTTTAGCGCATCTTTAACCCCCAAGTCTGGAAACCACTGAATTAAGCTGACCAGCCACAgtgtggcaggggaggggtggtgcCTAAGAACACGGAGGGCAGGGGcgggagcctgacctggggctccggCGGCCTGGGGCCCAGCTCGGGCCGGCGACAGCACCGGGCTGGGCTCGCCCTGGCTGGTGCCCGAGCTGGCGCTGTCAGGGGAGCCGGGGCCGTCACTGAACTTCTGGAAGCAGGCGCGGCAGCAGCGCTCCTTCTTGCCACCGGGCTTCGTCAGGACGTAGTTGTTGCAGCAGTAGTAACAGAAGATGCGGCCGCAGACCCTGGGGTGGGACAAGCACAGGCTTGAGGACGCTGTGCCTGGGCCTCGCGGTCTGCTCGGCACCAGGACCGGGCTCTGGGGGCCACACGGCTCTCGTCACGCGTGGCTTCAGCCCCGCTGTGGAGTGTGGCTTCATGGTCAGTTTGGTAAGATTCCGATTAAAGCCATCCTGACAAGCCCACTGGGAGGCCACGTTCTACTTCCTAAGGTCCCGGGAGGCAGGGGATAAAGTATGTGGCTGAGCCCACCTCTGTGACACCCGATGTGGGGGTTCAGAGGCTCGAAGGGGCCACAGGCCCTGATGAGTTTCCACCTGCCTGGGCCCCCATGGAGATTTACTTCTGCCTACCCCTCTTTGGGCCCTAGGAGGGTCTCTGCCATCTGTCCCTGCAGCAGAGCTTTAGCCCCACCCGCTGCATCCTCTCTGGTCCCGGTAGGCTGAGGGAGGCTGATGTTTGCTGGTCTCCGGCTGCTCCACAGCCCTGTGGGTCCCCTGACTGCCCACACCCCCGTATCAAACCTCTTCCCCTTCAGGGATCCCTGCGCGTCCTGCCAGGACCCCTCTGGATACACCCCCCGGCCCGGCTCCCTGAAGACCAGGTGGCCACGTGCTCCTCCTGGATGACACCCACCAGCGATGCCGGTCCAGTGCTGGCCCCGCCCACTGACCTGCAGTGGTGCCGCCGCACCATCCAGCTGAACTCCCGCTTACAGTCGTGACAGTGGCTCGCCTCCGCGTCCCCGAGCCACCTCTCCTCAGCACTGAGCTTCTGCTGGAACTCCAGGGCATCAGACTTCTGCCAGAGAGCATCCTTGTCCCTGGGATAGGGCCACATCAGAAACAGAGTAGGATGCATGAAAACAGCAGGGTGATCCCGCAATCATGCCCAAAGACTGAATCCAACTTTCCCAAGACATGGAAGGAAAATTCATGTTACTTGGGAACACTTGTCTGTGCCCCGCATTGGTCCCAGACTCAGCTGACGACACGCAGGTGCAGGCAGAGGAGACCGTGATGCACGTACAAGGTCCGGGAACCGCAAAGAGCTGCCGGCACCCACACGGGTTACTCACTGAATAGGGCTCAAAAGGACACTGTGCACAGTCACCTGGAGTTCAGGGTGTCACAGGCTGTCACAGTTATATGACAGCCAGTGTGCTGTGAGCCCAAGGACCTCAGATGTACTGCCCACAGGAATCGTAAATGTATCAGaaacctttttgttttaatgtcctGCTTAGGGAACAAGCAATCATTGGAGAAGATCAAAGATGCCATTGTCTGAAAATCTGGTGGGATGttcatttcccttcctcctcagagAGACGCTATGCACTCCAGTAAGCATGACTGGGAGAACAGGAGGGCGTCTTAGAAAGGTCTGGCAGTGTCAGAGCGTGCCTGACGGGCAGGGCAGATGTGCACGGTGGCTTCGGATTGCTGCGACCACAGCTTCTGGCCTGGGAAGGGTTTGTTCTTTCCTAGATGGAACCCCAGCCATCATCCTAAGGTGAAGGCAGCCCTAGCAGCACCTGAGTCCCAAAGTAACACCAGAGCCACTGAGGTCCTGTGAGAAAGTGACCCCATCACCAGAACCGGACTCCACATCCACAGCCTCTCCCCTTAAATACAAAAGCCAGGACATGGGACTGACTGGCTCTTCAGGGTGTGTGAGATTTTCCAGAAGACTCATGCCCCCGACTGGCATCGCCCTCCCTGTGGGTCTCCAGCCCACCCCTCTGTCCCCAAGAGCTCAGGGACCATTCCCTGGCATGTGGGAACACTGTCATGACCGGGGCTTTTCCATCACATGCCTCAGAGGTCATAAATGCCCTGAGTTCCAAATCTGCAAAGTGATGTCACGTGGGCAGAGGTTTTACATTTCCCAATCAGCTGTAATTTCGTATCACCACTTTGCAACCCCAAATGGCTTAGGCGTGGCTGCTAATACTGCAGAAAACGGACTAATCGAATCTTACGTGGGCTCTTGAAGGAAAGCTCCGAACTGTAAACCGATGCTCTGAAGCGTTGTTGAGAAATTTTTCAATCTGGGTCTGAGCAAGCCTTTAGcagagcagtggttctccacTCTAGCTCACTGATGCCTGGGGTTCGCTCCCAAAACTCCAGTTTGGTTGGACAGGGGAGGGTCTGGGCATGCGTGTCATTTTAATCCCTCCCCTAGTGACTGCAGTGTGCAGGTAGGGTTGGAGTCACGGCGCTCGTTCCGCCAACAGTTTACAGGAAGTGACAAAGATTGGGACAACATGTGACGTGACGCTGTGGAGACTGGCAAAATCCAGGCGTGGGAACCTCTCCTGGATGAATGACCTAGCTTCCTCAAAAGTAAATcgcaaacaagaaaaaaaagttggagaGACGGTGGCCAAATCGCAGACTAAGTAAGAGATCTAACATGCCACCATGAGACGTCTGGATCTAATCCAGATCCTCATTAGAAAAAACCATAAGGCAGTAGGAAAAGTCTGAAACTGACTAGACGCTAAGGATACTGGGGACCATAGCACGGTGATGACAATGTAGTGGCACGAAGCAGAGAGCTCTGTCTTAAGAGAAGCCCGTACTGAAATCTTTGGAGGGGAAACAATGTATCCGGAATTTGCAACAAAACCTGGGGTGGTGAGGGACGCGGTGGGACTCGGGACGGAGCGAGCGAGCCTGGCCGCCAGGTCGCAGATGCTGACGCGGGTGGCAGTCACTTCGGGTGCCCTGTGCCGGCCTGTTTTTGTACATTTGCAAACTTCCATATGAAAAAGTTAAGAttttaggggggcctggggggcccagttggttgagcatctcaattttggctccctctctgcctcgcaacataaacttaaataaaaaagtattttaaaaaagttaaaaaaaatttttgatcgACTCTCCAACTTGAAAAGTCAGGCCAATTTCACGTAAAAATCCAGACTTGCACCTTCGCAGAGGTGAGGCCATCTGGCAAGCTGGGCCCGACGCCCGTGGGGCACCCTGTGGCAGGTGCAGAGCGGGCATGTCCCCACGTCTCCTGGGCTCCACTTGTGCACTGACGATGGCCGTCGGCGGCCTGCAGGTACGGGAGTCTGGGAGGCCTGGTGCTGGGGAAAGTGGgatggagaaggggaaaagggCTTGTGAAAGACAGACAAGGGGATGGGGAGAGTCCTAAGGGAACAGGACATCACTGTCGCTCTTGTGGCTACGCACAGAGATGTGAAAAATGATTCCTCGGAAAGTCAGCTGAGCGCTGGTGGGAACAGTGAAATCTCGTACGCGGCTGCCGCGGGTCCGAGCAGCCCCTGTCCATGTGGGAGGCCTCAGCAACACAGCACAACGGACACGGACCCCTTTCCCGGGGAGAGACCTTTCAAGAACAGCTACGTTTCTTTAAGGAGAAACCCAGCTAGGGTTGGGGGCcaggggtaggggcaggggggGGCTCGCCCTCGGCTCTCACCTGAGCAGCTCGATCAGCCGCTCCTCCAGGTACTGCTTGGTTCTATTCAGGTCATCCAGGTCCGCGAGCATCTTCTGGTCACTCTTCTCCCGGTTCGTCACCTCCTGGCACAGTCTGCTGTAATACTCCTGGATTTTTGTTGTGGCTTTTTCAAGTTCCTTCTGGGTCCTGGTGAAGGGGTGGGGAGTTTACTGAGTAGCCCCGACTTCCGGCTTCCCCCAGGCCTCTGGGCTAACTCAGGCCTGGAACGAGGCCTCCCGCCATCCTCCGAGCCTTTTCCCCTCTTGGCGGGGGCGCCCCTTGGCACGACCCACTGGCAGGTTACGCATCACCCTGGCCTTCAAAACCCCCCTGGCACACCCAGACTCTTCACACACCAGCCCCCGTAGCAAATACATGGGCATTCTGGGAGGGCAGGTGACCTCAGGCTGCTGGGAGCACCTCAGGTGAGCTAACTGCACACCTTTGGTTTTCAGGCCAGGTGGCAGTTATGAGAGACGTTCCATGGGTGTGGCTCATggactggggctgggggtgcGGTTTGCAAGAGGAAACCAGAGTCAGGACAGAAAGAACACAGGGGTAGCTCCCTCGAGGTGACCATGCAGACGAGGACCTGTCTCCCAGGTGTCTTTGGGGCTCTGTGCACAGGGTGGGTGCTGGGCACACAGCGGGCGCTCGATGTGCACTACCAGGCGCTGACCCTCAGGAGCTCTGTCCCCTTGTCCCCATCGTGCGCGGTCATCCTGCCCCTGCCTGCCCACCTGCGGCCCACGTGGCCCCAAGGGCAGTGGTTTCCCAGGGAGGTTCTGCACACCCCCAGGCCTGGCAAGGCGTTCACAGAAGCGCCACGAAATGGAGGGCCCTGCGGAGACTGACTAACCTGTGTCTGATCCAGCCTCCCCATGCCCGGTCTAAAGCTGTCGGCAAGTGGTTTACCAGACACTGGCCACTGAAAGGATCCCGTGGGTGTGCACATGtaggcacacacatgtgcacgcgtgcgcgcacatacacacacacacacacacacacacacacacacacacacacacacactgaataaaGTAAAATCCAATCCTGGGCCGCCGGATTATGCCACACAGAGCAGCTGAAACACCTGCTCTGCGATCTTATAAATAAGCACTGTTCTGGCAGCGTTCCTGTACATGCCACCAACTTAGGAGGTTCTTGCTATTTTTATCGTCCTGTGAACACGCCTGGGTAGCCAGAGCCCTGCAGGGTCTGAACCCTGGAGGAGTCAGATGAGAAGAACGGTACTTCCAGGTTCCTGAATGCCTAACATGCTTTAGATCCCATGTTGGGCCTGGGCCCATCCTAGAAGCCGGGCAGTAGGAGGCGATGAGGGATAGCCAGAGAAGGTAGAGCCTCAGGACAAGCCGGTGTGCCAGTCTTTGCTGGGGGCACACAGGTAACTGGGTCCCAGCACCCCTGCAGGGCTGGCTCAGCCTCATCACCAAAGGGTGCCGCCCCCCTAAAGGTGAGGAGGCTCAGGGCAGCCACCGTCTGAGGTTAGAACAGTCACGATGGAGGGGGACAGCACCgcgtgcagacacacacacacacatgtaccctAACACGTGACCAGATAGAGTGCTCTGTCTGAGGACTTTTGCACGTGGTTGTgaaggaaacagactcttgaGCCAAATGGTTTGACCCACGTTCCTACCACCGTCACCGACGTGCTGTCTGACACCGGGAAAGTGACTGaactcctctgagcctcactttcctcatctatgaaatggggataagaTATCACTCCATCCTCAAAGGGATGGATGGGAGGATAAAAGGGGCACAAGGATGCGAAGTGTCTACACAGTGCCTGCCCCATTTGGGGTGTTATGTAAGTGTTTGCCATGTGCGTTACCGTTATCACGTCCTGGCTTTTATTTCATGCCAGTTCTCCCAAAGCACCTGCCGGAGCTCAGAAAAAGGTACCAGAAGAAAGGCTCTGCTGCCGTCCGCAGGGTGAGCAAGGCCGGCTGCCAGCCCTCCGCCGCACGCTTCTGGCAAAGCCCCTTCCGAGTCTGTGGCTTTTCTTGGAAAAGGTCTCCTTTAACCCGACCCAAGTGGCTGTTTCTATGTGACTGCACCAGATCccctgcctccctgagcctccaccGCTGGGACCGTGTCACTGACCTGTCCAGGCTCTCATGCAGGGCCGCCCCCTCCTCGTCCTTCTTCCGCAGGGCAGCCTGGCACTCTGCAAGATGCTTGCTGGTGCAGCTCAGCttctcccccagctctgcctgggcGGCCTGGCACAGGACATTGGGGAAAAGATGCTTAGCCCATGAGAGCCTGTGCAGCAGGTCACGGAAGGGACCTCTCCGCCCCATCTGGCTGGGTCACCTCTAATTGGAGGGGGTTTTGTTTTAAGATCAAGAGCCCAAGAGTCTTTGTTCTGCATTGGTGGGGCGTGACACACCTGTTAGTAATTCTAGCCCCCAATTATTCACTGCCACGGAGCTTGGGGGGCCTCAGGAATCTGAATCTTGGAGGGGTGGCTCGGGGCGGGGATCCCCAAAGACAGTGATTTCAGCACCACCGCTGCTCCCCCTCGGTTCAGAACCACCAACTCAAGGCACCCCTGCAGAGATGGCTGAAGATAACCTGCTTCCCTCCTGCACGGCTGGCAGGAAACCTAACGTGGCCGTCCAGCAGGTGTGCGCCCAGGACGTCTACAGGGGTGAAAGCACGGGAGCTCTGGCCTGGGACTGGGAGTCTGGCAGGCAGCCCTCCTGACGGGTCCAGCGGAAAGCAAGCCAGGCCGTGCCCTGACATGCCCACACACTAGGGGTGGGGACGACTGGGCAGAGGCGGGCACCCCAGGCTTCCCTGGTCAGCACACTCCCCGGTGCCTACCTTCAGCTTGGCCACAGTCTCCTCGGTGGCCTGCAGCTCCCGGCCTCGCGCCTCAAGCTGGGCCCTGAGGCTCCCGCACTCCTCACTGGCAGTCTGGAGATGAGGAGAGACGGGTCGTGAAAGCGGGGGTCCTGACAACAGGAGACACCCTCAGCCCCATTCCCCCGCATGGGTGAAAACAAGCTACCTCTTTCTTTTGCACCAAACTCAAGAAGCTTTGGGCTTCATTGGGGACAACATCTTTTCAAGCTTACTGAGAAACTGAGTTTGGTCCTCAAACCTAGGGCTTAATGTCTGCAAGGAGAAAAGTGCCACACGGAGCAGCACAGGATGGGTGACACAGCGCCAGTGGCACATCTGTAGAAAAGCTAAGAGTTGTGTCTAAGAGTGAGTGCAGGCCCTGGTGCAAACGAGCAGGCGAGACGCTCTGGAAGCTGAGCCCCACGGCCCTCCTGCTTGTGCCCTGGGTGGCAGCCACTAACCCTTTTCCTCTGTGCAGCACTGAGGGCACATGGGAGCCACAGCCTATCCCAAGGGCCTTGTGATAAACAGAGCCAGTTTCCTACCACAGTGCCTGTCATTGGGATGGCACCTGACAGGCCAGAAAAGCCACAGACAGGACTCATAGGACAGCTCCTGGTGACTGCTGCGAGGTGGTGATGAGGGCACTGTCCCTGAGATCTTCTGAGATTTCAAACGAAGCCTCCGGACTGCATTTGTAAACATCCTACTCTTTAAATGGTGGCTACGAGTTTTAAGCAGCCAATCTGTACGAGCCGAACCTGTCTGCAACCATCCTGAGTTTAGATTTCTGCACTAGGGCATCGCTCTGGACATGCGCCCCTAAAGCGTCTCGGGGGGCGAGGGGGTGCTGTGACCTAGACCTAGCCGTGGCTGCCCGGCCACCCAGTACATTCTTGGGCTATCACGGGCCACATGGCTGCAGACAGGCCTGTCTTCCCGTGGACCCATCGGGCTGCCGCGGGGTGGGGGATCGGGGTCCGGGCTGGGAGTACCTTCAGTCTGCTCTGGTGGTCCATGATCTCGGTGCTCAGCTGGAACTTGAGGGCGCTGAGCTCCTCATGGGCGGCCTCCTGGAGGCTCTGGGCCCGCTGCTCCGCCTGGGCCAGCTGGGCCTGCAGGCCGGGCAGGGAGCGGGCCGCCTCCTCGGCCACCTTCAGCCTCTCCTGCAGGCTGTCCTTGTCTCGCTGCAGCCCAGCCACTTGGTGCTCCAGGCCCTCCCGCTCCCTTGAGGCCGCCTCTCTGGCGTCCCAGAGCTCCTGGACGGCGCAGGCCAGGGCCTCCTCCGCCTGCCTCTTCTCCTCGAGCAGGGCGTGGGGCTCGGCTGGGCCTGCACCCGCCTCGGGCGGCTGCTCCTGCGCCTCGGCCTGTCCTGGTGGGGCTTCCTGGGAGCCGTGCTCGGCCTGGGACTGCGCCTCCTCGGCCCTGTTGTCCCGCGGTGCCACTTCGCGCGCCAGCTCCTGCCCCGGGGCCCTCAGGAGGGCTTCGTTCTGCTCCTGTAGCTGCTGCACGAGGGCCCTGTGCTCCCTCAGAGCAGCTTCAGCCTCGCTCAGCTGGCCCTGGACCTTATCCTGGTCCCCCAGGGCTGCCTGGAGCTCGGCCTGAAGGTCGGGCGCCCTGGCCTCCCCCTGCCGGGCCTCTGACTGGGCCTGACCTGGGGCCTGCTGGGCCCCCGGGTCCAGGGGTGCGGCGTCTTCAGGCAGGCCGAGCCCCTGCCGGCCTTTCTCTGCGGTCAGGGTCTCAATCAGCTGGGTCTGCTGGTGGCACCGGCTCTCAAGAGCCTTGAGCTCCCTCTCCTGGGCCTCTGCTCGCTGCTGGCACTCCCCCACCGCCTCCCGCAGCTGCTGGCATTCGGCCTCTTTCTCCGCCACGCGGGCCCTCATGATCTCCTTGGCCTTCTGCACGGCCAGCAGGCTCGCCTCCATTTGGTTTCCCATGTGCCGGATGCAGGCCTGCTCAGACtgcagggaggccagggagccCCGGATAGCCGCCTCCCGCTGCTGCAGTGCCTCATAGTCGGCCTGCAGGGCCTGTAGCTTGCCCTCAAGGAGCTGGTTGCGCTCGAGCACTTTCTGCAGCTCCTGCTCCAGCTCCACGCTGGCCTGCTGGGGCTTCTCCTCCTGCTGGTTCCCTCGCGTCTTGGGCTCACCTGCCTGGCCCCCCTGGGGGCTGCTCGGGCCTTCCTCAGGCCTCTCGGAGGCCGGCTGCGGGGTGGAGTCCGGGGACCCCGGCTGCCCGGCCAGCTGCTCCAGTGCCCTCACCTTCTGGCTCAGGCGGTCCCTGTCGTAGGCGAGCAGCTGCTTCTGCTCCTCCAGGTCGCACCCATGCTGGTTCAGCTGTGCCCACTGGGCCTCCAGGGCCTGCAGCTGCCGGGCCAGCGCCTGGGCCTCCTGCTCCTGCAGCTGCTTCTCCTGCCTTGCTTCTGCCAGCTCCTCCTCCAAGGAACTCAGACGGGCCAGGGACTGGTGTAGCTGTTGCCGCAGCTGGGctgcttcctgccccttcccggACAGCACCTCCCGGAGCGGTGCCACTTCAGCCAGCTGGCGCTCCAGGCCAGCCCGGGCCTCCTCCTTCAGCCGCAGCTCCTCGGCCAGCTGCTCCAGCTGGGTGCACTGCTGCCTGCTGAGCTCCTGGGCCTCGACGCGCTCGGTCTCCAGGGCCCGCAGCTTCTCCACCAGCTCCTGGGTCCCCAGGCCCGAGTCCCCGAGGAGGGGCTCCCACTGCCCCCGAACGTTCTGAGCCGGTTCTGCGGCGCCCGGCTGGTCCGGGATGTTGGCTAAATGCGGGTCCCTCCTGTCCAGCGAGTCAGGTGCGGCCTCGAGCTCCTGGGCCAGGGGCCGCAGCATGGACTCGAGCTGCAGCAGGGCTGTGCGGGAGTCCCCCGGCTTCTCCGCCACCCCCAGCTCCACCGCCCGCAGGCACCTGCGAAGCTCCTCCGCGGTGGCCTCCTGATGCTTCTGAAGCTGAGCATTCACACTAGCGAGGCGGGCGCTGTCCTCAGCGGCGGCGCGGCCCCGCTCCCTCTCCGTCCGCAGCTGCTCTCCCTGCAGGCCGATGGCCGCGCGCAGCTCCTGGTTCTCTTGGTCCAGCTGGCGGAGCTGCTCCTGCAGCTGCTTCTCCCGCACCTCCAGCTGGTCCAGCTCCAGGCGCATCTCATCAAAGCCCTCCAGCGCCTCGTTGTTCAAGGGGCTGTTCAGGTCAAAGCTGGAGACTGGCTCCTGAgtctggggagggggaaaaaaacgcAAGTGGCTTTGGCTTGTCCTGGGAACAGCTTTTGAGTTTAATGAGAACTAAAGCCAAAACAGCAATTACAGGAGGTAAAGTGTGTCCATTGAGCTAGCCGAAGGGCTAGAAGCGCTGAGCTAGAAGCATCAGCCACAGGCGGTCAGGGCACATCCTAAAGACACAACGCCACACACGTGAGCTCACCTGGGGCCTCGGAACCCACGTGTCCCATCCAGCCCCCCATAGCTCTGGGAGCATAATGGACACCGGCGCTTAGATTCATGAAGTTACACCAAAACTCCCATTCACCACTGCCCCAGACCCACAACCCCTGTTGTGACTCAACCACAAAACAGAGTTAAAGCTCCGTCTATTCTCCATTCCGACTGCTTTTCctatttctatgttttgtttttgttttgattaacTGCACTGCTCTCTCCTATAACTACATGCAGCTATGACACATTCACTTTCTGACACCGTTAGCAAAACTAACCCTACCCACGAACGCTGACTGAGTACCTACGGGTCTACGTCTAGCCCAGAAGCGCTGTGCGTGCGCTCTGTCACTCAGTCTGCAACATCACCTCAAGAGCTACGACGACTTTTATGACCCCCATTTTCTGG encodes:
- the FYCO1 gene encoding FYVE and coiled-coil domain-containing protein 1 isoform X1 yields the protein MASPSTEGQLQRIIRDLQDAVAELSKEFKEVGEPITDDSTSLHKFSYKLEYLLQFDQKEKATLLGNRKDYWDYFCACLAKVKGANDGIRFVKSIPELRTSLGRGRAFIRYSLMHQRLADTLQQCFMNSKVTSDWYYARSPFLKPKLSSDIVGQLYELTEVQFDLASRGYDLDAAWPTFARRMLPAGSPAFLWRPPSRSSSMSSLVSTYLQTQEPVSSFDLNSPLNNEALEGFDEMRLELDQLEVREKQLQEQLRQLDQENQELRAAIGLQGEQLRTERERGRAAAEDSARLASVNAQLQKHQEATAEELRRCLRAVELGVAEKPGDSRTALLQLESMLRPLAQELEAAPDSLDRRDPHLANIPDQPGAAEPAQNVRGQWEPLLGDSGLGTQELVEKLRALETERVEAQELSRQQCTQLEQLAEELRLKEEARAGLERQLAEVAPLREVLSGKGQEAAQLRQQLHQSLARLSSLEEELAEARQEKQLQEQEAQALARQLQALEAQWAQLNQHGCDLEEQKQLLAYDRDRLSQKVRALEQLAGQPGSPDSTPQPASERPEEGPSSPQGGQAGEPKTRGNQQEEKPQQASVELEQELQKVLERNQLLEGKLQALQADYEALQQREAAIRGSLASLQSEQACIRHMGNQMEASLLAVQKAKEIMRARVAEKEAECQQLREAVGECQQRAEAQERELKALESRCHQQTQLIETLTAEKGRQGLGLPEDAAPLDPGAQQAPGQAQSEARQGEARAPDLQAELQAALGDQDKVQGQLSEAEAALREHRALVQQLQEQNEALLRAPGQELAREVAPRDNRAEEAQSQAEHGSQEAPPGQAEAQEQPPEAGAGPAEPHALLEEKRQAEEALACAVQELWDAREAASREREGLEHQVAGLQRDKDSLQERLKVAEEAARSLPGLQAQLAQAEQRAQSLQEAAHEELSALKFQLSTEIMDHQSRLKTASEECGSLRAQLEARGRELQATEETVAKLKAAQAELGEKLSCTSKHLAECQAALRKKDEEGAALHESLDRTQKELEKATTKIQEYYSRLCQEVTNREKSDQKMLADLDDLNRTKQYLEERLIELLRDKDALWQKSDALEFQQKLSAEERWLGDAEASHCHDCKREFSWMVRRHHCRVCGRIFCYYCCNNYVLTKPGGKKERCCRACFQKFSDGPGSPDSASSGTSQGEPSPVLSPARAGPQAAGAPGVDADCRQPDDAAFDIITDEELCQIQESGSSLPETPTETDSLNPNVPEQDTVSHSLTLEDTEGVPLGQDAEICLLKSGELMIKLPLTVEEIASFGESHRELFVRSSTYSVIPITVAEAGLTISWVFSSDPKSISFSVVFQEAEDTPLDQCKVLIPTTRCSSHKENIQGQLKVRTPGIYMLIFDNTFSRFVSKKVFYHLTVGRPVIYDGSDFP
- the FYCO1 gene encoding FYVE and coiled-coil domain-containing protein 1 isoform X2; protein product: MASPSTEGQLQRIIRDLQDAVAELSKEFKEVGEPITDDSTSLHKFSYKLEYLLQFDQKEKATLLGNRKDYWDYFCACLAKVKGANDGIRFVKSIPELRTSLGRGRAFIRYSLMHQRLADTLQQCFMNSKVTSDWYYARSPFLKPKLSSDIVGQLYELTEVQFDLASRGYDLDAAWPTFARRMLPAGSPAFLWRPPSRSSSMSSLTQEPVSSFDLNSPLNNEALEGFDEMRLELDQLEVREKQLQEQLRQLDQENQELRAAIGLQGEQLRTERERGRAAAEDSARLASVNAQLQKHQEATAEELRRCLRAVELGVAEKPGDSRTALLQLESMLRPLAQELEAAPDSLDRRDPHLANIPDQPGAAEPAQNVRGQWEPLLGDSGLGTQELVEKLRALETERVEAQELSRQQCTQLEQLAEELRLKEEARAGLERQLAEVAPLREVLSGKGQEAAQLRQQLHQSLARLSSLEEELAEARQEKQLQEQEAQALARQLQALEAQWAQLNQHGCDLEEQKQLLAYDRDRLSQKVRALEQLAGQPGSPDSTPQPASERPEEGPSSPQGGQAGEPKTRGNQQEEKPQQASVELEQELQKVLERNQLLEGKLQALQADYEALQQREAAIRGSLASLQSEQACIRHMGNQMEASLLAVQKAKEIMRARVAEKEAECQQLREAVGECQQRAEAQERELKALESRCHQQTQLIETLTAEKGRQGLGLPEDAAPLDPGAQQAPGQAQSEARQGEARAPDLQAELQAALGDQDKVQGQLSEAEAALREHRALVQQLQEQNEALLRAPGQELAREVAPRDNRAEEAQSQAEHGSQEAPPGQAEAQEQPPEAGAGPAEPHALLEEKRQAEEALACAVQELWDAREAASREREGLEHQVAGLQRDKDSLQERLKVAEEAARSLPGLQAQLAQAEQRAQSLQEAAHEELSALKFQLSTEIMDHQSRLKTASEECGSLRAQLEARGRELQATEETVAKLKAAQAELGEKLSCTSKHLAECQAALRKKDEEGAALHESLDRTQKELEKATTKIQEYYSRLCQEVTNREKSDQKMLADLDDLNRTKQYLEERLIELLRDKDALWQKSDALEFQQKLSAEERWLGDAEASHCHDCKREFSWMVRRHHCRVCGRIFCYYCCNNYVLTKPGGKKERCCRACFQKFSDGPGSPDSASSGTSQGEPSPVLSPARAGPQAAGAPGVDADCRQPDDAAFDIITDEELCQIQESGSSLPETPTETDSLNPNVPEQDTVSHSLTLEDTEGVPLGQDAEICLLKSGELMIKLPLTVEEIASFGESHRELFVRSSTYSVIPITVAEAGLTISWVFSSDPKSISFSVVFQEAEDTPLDQCKVLIPTTRCSSHKENIQGQLKVRTPGIYMLIFDNTFSRFVSKKVFYHLTVGRPVIYDGSDFP